TACTAAAACTGTCAGCATAACTCCTTTTTATCCCATCATCTAAGAAACGCATACGTTCTTAGTTTTTCTATAGCTTTTTAACGTGCGGTTTAGTGGGCTTTGTAGGACTCTGTAGTGTACATAATACATTCAGAAATTTAAATAGAGTGTCTAACTCTGGCTTATTGAGGTAAAAATAACAAAGTATGACATAAGCGAAAGAACTTTGCTAACAAATCCTGCACATTTAGCTTTAACCATACTTCTACACTGCGTGTGTGAAACACGGTTTATTTTCCTGCATCCACCAGTGAGTACCGGACTTGACAAGGTCAATTTAGTAGGCTTTGATATCAACCATGTACAATAGATGTGTGAGGCAAACAAAATACCACTGACAATAACAAAAAGCACAATTCCAGTACTATAGTAATATTTGCCCTTAGAAATAATGAAAAGGGGAACGGAAGGCAGAAACACTGCAGCCTGATCTTTGACAGGCAGTTAGCAATTCAGAAGTAATAATTCTTATTGAAAAAACCTGACTCCACCGGCTTTGGTTAAGAGTCATTATCAGCATTCGCTATGGAAGAGAAGAATAATCTGGAAGGTGGTTCATGTTACAATGACAGATCCACCTATTTGTTTTCCAGACATTCCACTTggatcaaaataattttaaacttttGGTTTTTTAAGAGACCCATTGTTCATagttagggtcctaccaaattcatggtttgttttggtcaatttcacagtcataggattttaaaaattgtaaatttcatgatttcaactatttaaatctgaaatttcacagtgttgtaattgtaggagtcctgacccaaaaaaggaattgtggggagggaaccatgggggggggggaagggggtgtgttgtggtactgctgctggcagcaatgctgccttcagagctgagcagctggagagcagtgactACTGGCtaggagtccagctctgaaggcagcagcgcagaagtaaggattgcATGGtattgtattgccacccttacttctacactgctgttggcagggtgctgccttcagagctaggcgtccggccaacagctgctgctctccagcccccagctctgaaggcagtgcagaagtaagggtgtcaatactGTGATCACTGTAAAATAACCTTGGGACCccactgcaactcccttttgggtcaggacccccagtttgagaaacgctggtctcccccgtgaaatctgtatagtatagggtaaaagcacacaaaagaccagatttcatggtccatgacatgtttttcatgggtgtgaatttggtagggttaTATTCATAATCCATATTaagataaaaaaaagtttaagcagGACAATGGTATGATATGAAGTTTCCATAAGTAAAAATAtaaattgtgtatttttttttaaaaaggattaaagaaaaaagcaaactACATTTGCTTAATAAAAAGctattctagattttttttaataaataaaatgaaatattacttTGTATATGAATTTTAGCACTGACCACAAAGAAAGGTGAGAAGCACATGGGTAGCCAACACTTGCAACCATGACATGCATGTGTTTGATAAGAGAATATTGCACTAAAAGAGGAACCTGAAGGTTGTAAACTTCCTTCATTGACCTAGAAAAGTAACTAGCCATTTCCTGTATTCAGTAGCAAACCTGACCTGCTCTATGTCTCTGCAAGTTGCTAAAATGTTATCAATGAACCTGTATTCCATTTCCAAGCCAAGAGAGTCCTGTATAGGGGCACGCTTCAGGCGTTTGGTTTCTTGAGTATAGCCTTGTTTGCTTGAATCATTTAAACCATCAACATCCATGGCATGAGTCACATGACTGACTGCTGTACTGGGGTGTGAATTATTCAAAGTTCCATCACTGCTGTCCACAGATGTCAACCGTACATTTGGAAGAGGAAGTTTGTTGTTTAAATGGTGCTGAAGGTAGAACATGTGCCGTCTTCAAAGGAAGATCAggggagggaaaaagaaaaaaaaaagtgacacacaaaaaaaaaaaatcaaactgctgCCACAACTAAAGTAATTTCAATTACATTTCAATGTGCCCTCTCAGCAAAACTCCCCACAAAAATCAGCTTATTTTGCACAAAACACAAAGATTTTAGTGTTCATGACAGCTGCCAGATCAgtagcagcagtgcaagcttccctatACTGTTCTACCAAAGTGCCACAACCCTGTCTTGTTTCTTTTTGTGACTTTTGAGCTTTTACAGTGAGCAGTGCACTACAGATAAAAGAGTGGGGccaaaatatatatctatatatctcagCAACAATTTTTGCTAACATTTTGAAGTTTGCAGAAAGGTTTTGGTTCTCCTGGGTTTCAAAATAGACCGATCTTTCACTTTTCAAATATTGTTATCACcacatttttctgcattttcgAAAAATaagattttctaaaataaaattctttaaGTCCATATCTTCAATTTGGAAAAATCCCACTATGACTATGCTAACCTGTGAGCaataggggaaaagaaaaaaaaaacaacccaaaatgaAAAAGATTTCTTGAAATTTTCTATTCAACCAAGTCAAAACTGTCACAAAAGTTCCCATTAAAAAATTCAGGCCAGCTGTATTCACTTAGTGTTGGAACAGCCTGAATGTTGacagtgtgaaatcctggcccgactcaggtcaatggaaaaattctcatggatttcagtggggccaggatttcacccagtgtttATGGGAACTGACATGTCACTAAATGTCAGGGAAACCATAAAGTGCTGTAATTTGGATTTCTTGAGGAGGTGGAAATGTTCAAAtaagtttttgctattttttgctCCTATCAGCCAGCACATTAAGAAAAATGGAACTGAATTCCACTCCCTCTTTTGTATCATCAGGAGAATGGTTTACTACATTCTAATTCTAATTACATTCTAATTACAAGGCCTATCACTACGGCTGTACTAAcacactgaaggcaatggagttgcATAACTGTTACCAAGGGCAGAATATAGTGATGCTGTGTGAGAAGACCCCTTTTGGATATTCAGATCCCAGATTTAGTTTGCAGGATTTTAAGTGTAAATAAAAAGACTTTCTAACCTAACAAATTTGATATCAATAATGGAAAGCAAACATGGAGTGCTAAGATACTACGTTTACAGTCCCAGATCAGAGTAGAACCAAACTTGAACccaagaacaaagaaaaggggCAATTATTCAACTAAAGTTAGTTTTCAGAGCCAACTTACTCAATGTGCCTTTGACTACATAGTTTTTTTTATCTAGCCAAGCACATTTGGAGACTCTGTGCAGTTAATTCATCTTTTGTCATTTAAATTTAAGGAGTGAGGAGATAGATTAACAATCCAGGCTCTATCCAGATGATACTGTCCTATGAAAGGATGTGTACAGCTTATTTCAACAAGGTACTGAAATCCTGTCAAGTGTTCTATTTAATAGCTCTGATGGGTGTGGAAatcaaaaaaaatcaaagacttAGCATAGGGCAGGAAACAAGTCTTTACTAACCAAGATGTGTCTTTAAGCAGAATTACAATTtgccctttgacttcagttttaaagcaataaaatcaTTCCAAGCGATGTTTTATTTGACAAGCCCTCTTACCTGTGACACCACAGTGTTTCATGCCCAGGGAAGGTATTAATAAGATCACTGCAGAGCTCCAACTCTTCTTTTAGAAGATTGGGGAGATCTACCCTCAGTTCTTCTGTACAGGCAGCTTCAGACGCTTCATTTTTCTCATCCTTTGGAAGACTGGGGGTTGGCTCATTTACCAGCTGATTTTGCACCAGTATAGAATTGTCGGTCACAGTTCTGCCAATCAAGGACTTTATTAAGAACTGGCGGTAGTGGAATCCACTATGGTCTGAAACATGCATGGACACCCAATGTTTAGTGGAAGAAAGTTCATCAAGGAGAATCTGAAAATAAGAAGTATAAAATTAACCAATCCATATAAATGAGGAATTTACCAACATTGTTTCTTGTATCAAATTTCCCCCCCCCATAATCCTTCCTTTAAGCTTGCCGCCAACTCTGTCACCACCACCACAGTTCTTCCTAGGAGAAAATGGTAAGTTTAAAAGAACAATGCTAAAATGAAAGcatctatttaaataaataaagactttcccaaaataattacCTCATTATACAGGACTTTCCAATTTAGAATACTAATTCATAGGCAAAACAACATGTTTAAATGACATTGTTACATAcagaattattttgtatttgtggacCAGACTTCTGAACCTTGGAAAAAACGGTCAAGATGGCCGATGTTAGTatgatgggtcctgcgcttttcttggcggcgggggccccccCAAGATGCCACCCCATgtccctgctcttggggcactgaGGGCCCcgctagtggcccaggaaggtggtagagaagggaagcaggggaggggtctgggtttgctcctcactctgagccccagcccctctcaacccctgcgggttcttaccctcttcccccttgggtggggtacacTGGTATCTGTAGGGCCAGCTGTGGTGCCCCTTGAGTGCCACATTCACGTGTCAGTATATCAGGTGCTGGcggccctatgccctctcagttccttcttgccgacaactctgacagaggggcaggagggcaggtaatggaatggacatgagaaatacatctcaaagaacaatagttatGAAAAGtgggtaaccatttttttcttcgagtgcttgctcatgttgattccattttaGGTGACTCTCAAGCAGTATCAATGGAGGCGGGCTCAGAGTTCACGGTCt
This genomic window from Trachemys scripta elegans isolate TJP31775 chromosome 6, CAS_Tse_1.0, whole genome shotgun sequence contains:
- the PTAR1 gene encoding protein prenyltransferase alpha subunit repeat-containing protein 1, which gives rise to MAESPEEVAVLVQRVVKDLNNAFKRNPHIDEIGLIPCPEARYNRSPIVLVENKLGVESWCVKLLLPYVHNKLLLYRQRKQWLNKDELIDITCTLLLLNPDFTTAWNVRKELILSGTLSPVKDLHLGKLALTKFPKSPETWIHRRWVLQQLIQENSLPTLVTKGNLGTVPMERIQRLVQEEMDVCCEAAGRYPSNYNAWSHRIWILQRLGKLDVKILLDELSSTKHWVSMHVSDHSGFHYRQFLIKSLIGRTVTDNSILVQNQLVNEPTPSLPKDEKNEASEAACTEELRVDLPNLLKEELELCSDLINTFPGHETLWCHRRHMFYLQHHLNNKLPLPNVRLTSVDSSDGTLNNSHPSTAVSHVTHAMDVDGLNDSSKQGYTQETKRLKRAPIQDSLGLEMEYRFIDNILATCRDIEQVRFATEYRKWLVTFLGQ